A part of Bacillus rossius redtenbacheri isolate Brsri chromosome 1, Brsri_v3, whole genome shotgun sequence genomic DNA contains:
- the LOC134527203 gene encoding zinc finger BED domain-containing protein 4-like: MSSEVWKYFVIDRQNSGYAICQICKCTISRGGKSKTTTNMKKHLENKHGSYVHETKKQRLHSSELSEIEENEIDDSSAQNCSSETTLPLSSNSDVRPTATDSSRGSGSVSPRHAEKVGQTNISSRTPNQYRLTPKSQYQPTLQSFIDKTAQFKSTDPRAKSITQHIGRMMCLDNRPFSMVEDRGFTEFVKFLEPRYVLPSRKHFSNTVVPHMYQECRENVNKKLDEAEHVSLTTDMWTSTANDDYLGLTVHFVDSNFVLQHLNIGVIPFPELSHTGNNLCNFITETLEEWKLQSKVVAIVRDNARNITAGLESSEYEHLPCLAHTLQLVVKEGLLNNKNVNNLIANGRRIVGHFKHSCKATKELKKAQATLKMKKHKLIQDEPTRWNSSLHMLQRLLEQKQSVSLASATLQLPVTFSSAEWNLMTNVVNLLSIFNHATLAVSTQCVTASEVIPIINSSTEELRKPAPTGSGVQGIKNDMLAAITLKYSDVEENMLYAVATLLDPRFKHHVFVQDGNVTKAKVFLIEEARKTICLKQPETESVPQTSSQAMESHGMWTFYSNIMKTAPSVSHIASVEDEINVYLEEPIQNSSTNVFQYWKENTKYPCLKKLSKKFLCIPPSTVHSERLFSTAGLIVDQKRNRLDPERVKMLVFLNKNL; the protein is encoded by the exons ATGTCTAGTGAAGTGTGGAAATACTTTGTCATCGACCGACAAAATTCTGGCTACGCAATATGTCAAATCTGTAAATGTACAATCTCACGTGGCGGTAAATCTAAAActacaacaaacatgaaaaaacatcTCGAAAACAAGCATGGGAGTTACGTTCATGAGACGAAGAAACAAAGGCTACATTCATCGGAATTGAGCGAgattgaagaaaatgaaatagatGATAGTTCAGCACAAAATTGTTCTTCAGAGACAACCTTGCCATTGTCATCAAATTCAGATGTTAGGCCTACTGCTACTGATTCATCGAGAGGCAGCGGTTCAGTGTCCCCGAGGCATGCTGAGAAAGTTGGCCAAACGAATATTTCATCAAGAACACCAAACCAGTATAGGCTAACTCCTAAAAGTCAATACCAGCCTACATTACAATCATTTATTGATAAAACTGCACAATTCAAGTCCACTGATCCTCGTGCAAAATCAATAACTCAGCACATAGGTAGAATGATGTGCTTAGACAATCGTCCTTTTAGCATGGTTGAAGACAGAGGATTCACAGAATTTGTCAAATTCCTTGAGCCTAGGTATGTTTTGCCCagcagaaaacatttttcaaatactgTTGTACCACACATGTACCAAGAATGTAGGGAAAATGTGAACAAAAAGTTGGACGAAGCTGAACATGTGAGTCTTACAACAGATATGTGGACTTCAACAGCCAATGACGATTATCTTGGTCTaactgtgcattttgttgattccAATTTTGTCTTGCAACACCTCAACATTGGGGTTATTCCCTTTCCTGAATTATCTCACACAgggaacaatttgtgcaattttatcacagaaacacttgaagaatggAAGCTGCAATCTAAAGTTGTTGCCATTGTAAGAGACAATGCCAGGAACATAACTGCTGGCCTAGAATCATCCGAATATGAACATCTGCCATGCCTAGCACATACCCTGCAGCTTGTTGTAAAGGAAGGGCTACTGAACAACAAGAATGTAAATAATCTGATTGCCAACGGTCGTCGCATAGTTGGCCATTTCAAACATTCTTGTAAGGCGACAAAAGAGTTAAAGAAGGCTCAAGCCACGCTGAAAATGAAAAAACATAAACTTATCCAGGATGAACCAACGCGTTGGAATTCATCTCTCCATATGCTACAGCGCTTACTTGAGCAAAAACAGTCTGTTTCTTTAGCATCAGCAACTCTGCAGTTACCTGTGACTTTTTCATCAGCAGAATGGAACCTGATGACAAATGTAGTAAACCTTTTAAGTATTTTCAACCATGCAACATTGGCTGTAAGTACTCAGTGTGTGACAGCCTCAGAAGTCATACCTATAATCAACAGTTCTACTGAAGAGCTAAGGAaaccagcacctactggatcaggtgtacagggcaTCAAAAATGATATGCTTGCTGCCATAACTTTGAAGTATTCTGATGTTGAAGAGAATATGTTGTACGCAGTTGCAACATTACTGGACCCACGATTTAAACACCATGTTTTTGTGCAGGACGGTAATGTCACAAAAGCGAAAGTTTTTTTGATTGAAGAAGCAAGAAAAACTATCTGTTTGAAACAACCTGAAACTGAG TCTGTGCCGCAAACATCCAGCCAAGCAATGGAAAGCCATGGTATGTGGACATTTTACTCAAACATAATGAAGACTGCCCCAAGTGTAAGCCACATCGCATCAGTTGAAGATGAGATTAATGTTTACTTGGAAGAACCTATTCAAAATTCAAGTACCAACGTTTTCCAGTATTGGAAAGAAAATACCAAGTAcccatgtttaaaaaaactgtcaaagaaATTTCTTTGCATTCCACCTTCAACTGTACATTCCGAGCGATTATTCAGCACTGCAGGACTGATTGTTGATCAGAAACGGAACCGTTTAGATCCTGAACGAGTcaaaatgttggtttttttaaataagaatttgtGA